In the Armatimonadota bacterium genome, CCGCGCGGGATCGCCGGTGCACTGCTCGGCATCGCCCAGGATGGCCACGTCCAGCCCCGCCTGCGCCAGCAGGGCTACCAGCGCCCGCAGGGTCCCGTGGTTGCGCTCGTTGAGGGCCGAGGCGCACCCCACCCACAAGAGCCAGTCGGCCCGCTCCCCGTCGGCCAGGATGCGGATGCCGGTCCCCGCCGCCCAGACGGTCCGGGTGACGGCGGCGCCACGGAAGGGATGCGCGCGAGCCTCCAGGCTGCGCAGCGCATCGGCCATCGGCTCGGGCACGCGGGCCTGCTCCATCACCAGGTGGCGGCGCATGCCGACGATCTTGTCGATGTGGTCGTTGGTGGCCGGGCACTCCTCGACGCAGGCGCCGCAGGTGAGGCACTGCCAGAGGAACGCCTCGGAGAACACCTCGCCGACCAGTGCGGGCGGCGATCCCTGGCCGGTGGCGGCTGCTGCGACGCGGTGCAGCTGGCGGCGCAGGTCGGTGTGGAGGCGGCGCGGGTCGAGCTCCTTCCCGGTGCTGTGGGCCGGGCAGACCTCCACGCAGCGGCCGCACTCCATGCAGGCGAAGGCGTCCAGGTGGTCCTTCCAGGTCAGGTGCTCGACGGCCGAGACCCCCAGCACCTCCGCGCGCTCGACGTCCACGGGCTCCAGGGCACCGCGCGGGCGCGCCTTGCGCAGCAGGACGTTCGGCACCAGCGTAATCAGGTGGAGGTGCTTGCCCTCGGGAATCCAGGTCAGGAAGACCAGGATCAGCGCCAGGTGCCCCCACCACGCGACCTCGAACACGCCGCGGACGACGCCCGGGCCGGCGCGCTGGAGGCCCTCGGCCAGCCGCGCCGAGAGCACCGCGCCGGTTGCCCACGCGGGCTGCTCGAGGGCGATCTGCCCGGCGCGGGAGGCCAGCAGGGTGACCATGATGCCGCTGATGAAGCCCAGGATCAGGTAGGCGCCCTTCTGGTCCTGTCCGGCGAGCCGCGCGGGGCGCACCACCACCCGCCAGTACAGGGCCAGCCCCACGCCGAGCAGCACCAGCACGATGAACAGGTCCTGCAGAAACGCCAGCCACGGCGACGCGCCGATCCCGGGCAGGGTCCACCCGGGACGCACCGACTCGCCCAGCGCCTGGACGATGGTGGTCAGCAGCACCAGGAAGCCCCAGAAGATGAACAGGTGCAGCACGCCCGCCAGTGGCCGGCGCAGCACCCTGCGATGGAGCAGCACGTGCACCACGAGGTCGCGCAGCCGCACCGACAGCGGCGCGAGCGGCACCGGGCCCCGGCCGAGCCGGATCAGCCGGTAGATGCGCCACAGCTTGCGCGCGAACACGGCCCCGGCGGCCAGCGTCAGGGGCCCGACGAGGACCGCGCGCCACCACCAGGGCATCGCGCTACTGTCCCTTCAGGGCCTTGACCTTGGCGATGAGCGGGGGGAGGACCTCGCGGTAGTCGCCCACGATGCCCAGGTGCGCCACGCCGAAGATCGGCGCCTCGGGATCCTTGTTGATGGCCACGATCGTGCGGGCGCCCGCCATGCCGGCGACGTGCTGGGTCGCACCGGAAATGCCCACGGCGAGGTAGAGCAGGGGCCGCACCGTCTTCCCGGTCTGCCCGATCTGCCAGGAGATGGGTACCCACCCGGCGTCGGCCGGCGGCCGCGACGAGCCCACGGCACCGCCCAGCACCTGCGCCAGTTCGGCCAGGAGCTTGAACCCTTCGGGGCCGCCGATGCCCCGGCCACCGCTCACGACGATCTGCGCGTCTTCCAGGCCGACCTCGGCCTGCTCGCGCACAATCTCGCGGACCCGTGTCGGGAGGGCGTCGTCGGCCAGCTGCACCGGCAGGTCGCGCACCACGCCGGCCGTGGGCGCGGGCGCGGGCGCATCCAGGGCCCGAGGCTTCACGGTGACCACCGCGGGCGTGCGCCGCACGGCCAGGGTGGCCACCGCCCGCCCGCCGTAGACCTGGCGGTGCACGACCACGGTGCCGTCGGCCACCTCGAGCCCCGTCGCCTCCGTGGCGAGCGCGGCACCCAGACGGTACGCGAGCCGGGGCCCGATCTCGCGGCCGACGGTGTCGGCGGCCACCAGCACGACCGCGGGCGACGCCGCGCGAACGCACGCCTCGGCGGCAGCCAGGTAGGCGTCGGACTGGCCCGTCGCCAGCAGCGGATGCACCACGCGGTGCACCACGCCCACGCCGTGCTGGTGGAGGGCCTCCACCGCGCCATCGGCGGCCTCGGCCGCCAGCAACGCCGCGTCGATGCCGCCGCCGACGGCAGGCGCGATGGTCCGTGCACCGGCCACCAGCTCCAGGCTCGACCGGCTCAGCGCGCCGTCGGCAACGGTGGCGATCACCAGGACGTTGGCCATGCGTCCCTCCCTCAGAGCAACCCTCAGAGCAACTTGAGGTCGCGCAGGCGCAGCGCCAGGGCCTCGGCCTGCTGCGCGGGCTCCCCCTCGAGGAACTCGCAGCGGGTCGTCCGCTCCGGCACCCGCACGTCGAGCACGTCGACGCCGGCGTCGCCCACCGCGACGCCCAGGGCATCCACCGGCCAGGTCTGCACGGGCTTGCGCTTGGCCCCCACGATGTCCTTCACCTTGGGCAGGCGCGGTCGGTTCGCTTCGTCGCTCGTGACCGAGAGCACGGCGGGCAGGCGGGCCTCGACCACGTGATATCCCTCGTCGGCCTGTCGGTGCGCCACGACGCGCCCGTCCTCGACCGTCACGCGGGCGACGAAGGTCACGCAGGCGGCGCCGAGCTCCTCGGCCAGGAGCGGTGGCACCGCGCGCTCCACCCAGTCCGCCGACTCGCAGCCGGTGAGCACGAGGTCGACGGCACCGAGCCGCCGGATCGCTGCGGCGAGCACTGGTGTCTTGGCAGCGCCCAGCAGGTCGGGCCCGCGCGGGTCGTCCACCACCACGGCGTCGTCGGCACCCATGGCCAGCGCCAGGCGGATCTGGTCGCCCACGGTCGCCTGGGGCGCGAGCGCCAGCGCCGTCACCCGGGCGCCCGTGCGGTCCTTGACCTGCAGGGCGACCTCCAGGGCGTTCTCGTCGTAGGTCGACAGGACCAGGGGCCGCCCCTCGCGGACCTGGCGCCGGGTCTGGGGATCGATGGCGAAGTCCCGGAGCGGGAGCTCCGGGTCGACGACCTGTTTGAGGCACACCACGATGTGCATAGGTCCTCCGCCAGGACGTCAGGCCAGCAGGTGGCGTGCGATCACCACCCGCTGGATCTCCGACGTGCCCTCGTAGATCTCGGTGATCTTGGCGTCGCGAAAGTAGCGCTCCACGGGGTAGTCCTCCACGTACCCGTAGCCCCCGAAGAGCTGCACGGCCCGATGCGCGCACCACATGGCGACCTCCGAGGCGAACAGCTTGGCCATGGCGGCCTCACGGGCGGCCGGCTGGCCTGCGGTGCGCAGCGCCGCCGCGCGCAGCGTCAGCAGGCGCGCGGCCTCCAGGCGCGTGGCCATGTCGGCCAGGGCGAACCGTACCGCCTGGAACTCGGCGATGGGCCGGCCGAACTGCTGGCGCTGCTGCGCGTGGGCCGCGGCCTCCTCCAGGCAGGCGCGCGCGATCCCCAGCGCCTGGGCCGCGATGCCGATGCGCCCGCCTTCCAGCGTCCACAGCGCGATCCTCCCGCCTTGCCCGCGCTCGCCCAGCAGGGCGTCGGCCGGCACCCGGCAGTCCTCGAAGATCAGCTCGGCGGTGGACGAGCAGCGGATCCCCAGTTTCTTCTCGACCTTGCCGACGCGCACACCCGGGGTGGACTTCTCGACGATGAACGCCGAGATCCCGCGCGCGCCCGGAACGGGCTCGGTGCGGGCGTAGACCAGGCAGACGTCGGCTTCCACCCCGTTGGTCACGAAGAGCTTCGTGCCGTCCAGCACCCACGTCCCGCCGTCCAGCCGCGCGGTCGTGCGCAGCGACATCGCATCGGATCCGGCCCCGGGCTCGGTCAGGCAGTAGCACCCCAGCCGCCGTCCGGTGGCCAGGTCCGGGAGGTAGCGGCGGCGCTGCTCCTCCGTGCCCCAGCGCAGGATCGGTTCACAGACCAGCGACGTGTTGACGGTCAGGATCGTCTGGAACCCGGCGCACGCGCGGGCCAGCTCCTCGTGGGCCAGCACGTACGCGATGTGATCCAGCCCCGGCCCGCCGTAGGCCTCGGGGACGGTGAGGCCCAGCAGCCCCAACTCGGCTGCGCGCGCCACCACCTCGGCGGGGTAGCGCGCCTCGCGATCGAGGGCCGCCGCGATCGGGAGGAGTTCGCGCGCGGCGAACTCGCGGACCGTGGCTTGCAGCAGGCGATGCTCGTCGGTGAGCGTGATCGACATGCGCTGGCTCCCGCGGGTAGTTCTCCGGGCGCCCTGGTGCCCTCCTGCAGGCAGGAGCCAGCGCGCCCGACCGCGGAAGCACCCGGTGTGGTGCCCATCCTCTTGCTAGCTGCCACGACCGCCGCGGCGCTGGCTGCCGTGGCGTATCGCCGGGTCACGCGCACCAGAGCGCGCCTGCTGGCCTATCTGCGGGAGACCGCGCCCGAGGTGGTCGTGACCCGCCTCACCCCGCTGGGGTTCGTCGCCGAGATCTTGGGCGTGCCCATGGAGGTTGACCTGGCCAGCCTGCTGCGACGTCGCCCGCGCGTGCCGGAGGCCGCGTGGTTCGCTCAGATCCTGGCCGGGATGCGCAGCCGGCTCCCGGTCCCCGCGCCTCCCCCACTCCCGCTCGTCCAGGACCGCATCATGCCCCTGCTGCGCTCCCAGGCGGACGTGAACGTGTTCGCCCACTACCCGCCCCCGCTGCGCCTGGTTGTCCGGCCGCTGGTGGACGGCGTGGTGATCACCTACGTCATCGGGAGCACCGACAGGTACACCGCGATCACCCGCGGCGCGCTGGAGGCCTGGGGGCTGTCCGTCGAGGCCCTCCACGCGCTCGCGATCGAGAACCTCCGCCGCCACACGCACCACGTCCTGGCCGAGATCGGCGGGCCCCGGACGCGCTACGAGCACCTGGATCGGTACGATGCCACCCGGGTG is a window encoding:
- a CDS encoding (Fe-S)-binding protein, yielding MPWWWRAVLVGPLTLAAGAVFARKLWRIYRLIRLGRGPVPLAPLSVRLRDLVVHVLLHRRVLRRPLAGVLHLFIFWGFLVLLTTIVQALGESVRPGWTLPGIGASPWLAFLQDLFIVLVLLGVGLALYWRVVVRPARLAGQDQKGAYLILGFISGIMVTLLASRAGQIALEQPAWATGAVLSARLAEGLQRAGPGVVRGVFEVAWWGHLALILVFLTWIPEGKHLHLITLVPNVLLRKARPRGALEPVDVERAEVLGVSAVEHLTWKDHLDAFACMECGRCVEVCPAHSTGKELDPRRLHTDLRRQLHRVAAAATGQGSPPALVGEVFSEAFLWQCLTCGACVEECPATNDHIDKIVGMRRHLVMEQARVPEPMADALRSLEARAHPFRGAAVTRTVWAAGTGIRILADGERADWLLWVGCASALNERNHGTLRALVALLAQAGLDVAILGDAEQCTGDPARRMGNEYLFQTLAQQNIATLRRHGVEKIVTVCPHCYNTLRHEYPQVGGQFEVWHHTQLLDRLVAAGRLRPQTAPAGRITFHDPCYLGRHNGEYDAPRRVLRALPGAHVVEMAACRERGFCCGAGGGLYWTEDRVGQRVNHVRSDHATATGADVVATACPFCMLMLEDGRAAREARWQPRDVAELLAASLRAEGSAAGPGGER
- a CDS encoding electron transfer flavoprotein subunit alpha/FixB family protein; translation: MANVLVIATVADGALSRSSLELVAGARTIAPAVGGGIDAALLAAEAADGAVEALHQHGVGVVHRVVHPLLATGQSDAYLAAAEACVRAASPAVVLVAADTVGREIGPRLAYRLGAALATEATGLEVADGTVVVHRQVYGGRAVATLAVRRTPAVVTVKPRALDAPAPAPTAGVVRDLPVQLADDALPTRVREIVREQAEVGLEDAQIVVSGGRGIGGPEGFKLLAELAQVLGGAVGSSRPPADAGWVPISWQIGQTGKTVRPLLYLAVGISGATQHVAGMAGARTIVAINKDPEAPIFGVAHLGIVGDYREVLPPLIAKVKALKGQ
- a CDS encoding electron transfer flavoprotein subunit beta/FixA family protein produces the protein MHIVVCLKQVVDPELPLRDFAIDPQTRRQVREGRPLVLSTYDENALEVALQVKDRTGARVTALALAPQATVGDQIRLALAMGADDAVVVDDPRGPDLLGAAKTPVLAAAIRRLGAVDLVLTGCESADWVERAVPPLLAEELGAACVTFVARVTVEDGRVVAHRQADEGYHVVEARLPAVLSVTSDEANRPRLPKVKDIVGAKRKPVQTWPVDALGVAVGDAGVDVLDVRVPERTTRCEFLEGEPAQQAEALALRLRDLKLL
- a CDS encoding acyl-CoA dehydrogenase, encoding MSITLTDEHRLLQATVREFAARELLPIAAALDREARYPAEVVARAAELGLLGLTVPEAYGGPGLDHIAYVLAHEELARACAGFQTILTVNTSLVCEPILRWGTEEQRRRYLPDLATGRRLGCYCLTEPGAGSDAMSLRTTARLDGGTWVLDGTKLFVTNGVEADVCLVYARTEPVPGARGISAFIVEKSTPGVRVGKVEKKLGIRCSSTAELIFEDCRVPADALLGERGQGGRIALWTLEGGRIGIAAQALGIARACLEEAAAHAQQRQQFGRPIAEFQAVRFALADMATRLEAARLLTLRAAALRTAGQPAAREAAMAKLFASEVAMWCAHRAVQLFGGYGYVEDYPVERYFRDAKITEIYEGTSEIQRVVIARHLLA